A genomic window from Corynebacterium fournieri includes:
- a CDS encoding prolyl oligopeptidase family serine peptidase, whose translation MRDIEPQLLDDLTGTPALEWARQWSNATEAGLDTDALRERILAALDSDDRIPFVTRRGDYLYNFWRDAEHPRGLWRRCSFTSFTSFTSFLGERSEGAGGGGTEWEVLLDLDALAADEGEDWVFKGSSLLPLTWDRALIRLSRGGADAVVVREFDLDTRSFLSADDVGFVFDEAKTDVSWVDRDTILVGTDFGPGTLTNSGYPMQVVRVTRGGDATVIFTGEPEDVAVGAGYEVGARRTVVTRALDFYTSRTWVDGELIDVPDDCDAICHREWLFIQPRTAFAGVPAGALGVIELDAFQQGEREFTVLEQDATVESIALTQTAVLVTCLADVATRIFRISLGSWQRTELALPEAASAHVVATSPLDGDEFWIAASSFTTPTTLLVGDASGELTEVRRAPAYFDTTGLETRQHWMESADGTRVPYFITGDFSRGARPTLVGGYGGFEVSLTPAFSNVRGIAWLERGFFYVQPNLRGGGEFGPEWHSQAVKTNRHKVWEDHRAVLEDVVERGYATPEQIAIRGGSNGGLLTSGALVQYPECFGAAVIQVPLTDMLRYHMLSAGASWMAEYGDPDNPDERAAIERWSPLHNIRPREEVVYPPALVTTSTRDDRVHPAHARTFALALWKAGQPVDYFENTAGGHAGAADNAQVSRVEALIYEWISRRIHDKAREGLA comes from the coding sequence ATGCGCGACATCGAGCCGCAGCTTCTCGACGACCTCACGGGCACCCCCGCCCTCGAATGGGCCCGACAGTGGTCCAACGCGACGGAGGCCGGGCTCGACACCGACGCCCTGCGCGAACGCATCCTCGCCGCGCTCGATTCCGACGACCGCATCCCGTTTGTCACCCGGCGCGGCGACTACCTCTACAACTTCTGGCGCGACGCCGAGCACCCGCGAGGGTTGTGGCGGCGCTGCTCCTTCACCTCGTTCACTTCGTTCACCTCGTTCCTCGGTGAACGAAGTGAAGGAGCAGGAGGAGGCGGCACTGAGTGGGAGGTGCTGCTCGACCTCGACGCCCTGGCTGCCGACGAGGGCGAAGACTGGGTGTTCAAAGGCTCGTCGCTGCTTCCGCTGACCTGGGACCGGGCGCTGATCCGCCTGTCGCGCGGCGGCGCGGACGCGGTCGTGGTGCGCGAGTTCGATCTGGACACCCGCAGCTTCCTCAGCGCCGACGACGTCGGTTTCGTCTTCGACGAAGCCAAAACCGACGTCAGCTGGGTCGACCGCGACACCATTTTGGTCGGCACGGACTTCGGCCCCGGCACCCTGACCAATTCCGGCTACCCCATGCAGGTCGTGCGCGTCACGCGCGGCGGCGACGCAACCGTCATCTTCACCGGCGAGCCCGAAGACGTGGCGGTGGGCGCGGGGTATGAGGTGGGCGCCCGAAGGACCGTCGTCACGCGGGCGCTCGACTTCTACACCTCCCGCACCTGGGTCGACGGCGAGCTCATCGACGTGCCGGACGACTGCGACGCCATCTGCCACCGCGAGTGGTTGTTCATCCAACCGCGCACCGCATTCGCCGGCGTCCCCGCCGGCGCCCTGGGCGTGATCGAACTCGACGCGTTCCAGCAGGGCGAGCGCGAATTCACCGTGCTGGAACAGGACGCGACGGTGGAATCGATCGCGCTGACGCAAACAGCTGTGCTGGTGACCTGCCTGGCGGACGTGGCCACCCGCATCTTCCGCATCAGCCTGGGGTCGTGGCAGCGCACCGAGCTGGCGTTGCCGGAGGCCGCGAGCGCGCACGTGGTGGCCACGAGCCCGCTCGACGGCGACGAGTTCTGGATCGCCGCTTCCTCGTTTACCACCCCCACCACGCTGCTAGTGGGCGACGCCTCCGGCGAACTCACCGAAGTCAGGCGCGCCCCAGCGTACTTCGACACCACCGGGTTGGAAACGCGCCAGCACTGGATGGAATCCGCCGACGGCACGCGCGTGCCCTACTTCATCACCGGCGACTTCTCCCGCGGCGCGCGGCCGACGCTGGTGGGCGGCTACGGCGGCTTCGAGGTCTCGCTCACGCCGGCGTTTTCCAACGTGCGCGGCATCGCGTGGCTCGAGCGCGGCTTTTTCTACGTCCAGCCCAACCTGCGCGGCGGCGGCGAATTCGGCCCCGAATGGCACTCGCAGGCGGTCAAGACCAACCGGCACAAGGTCTGGGAGGACCACCGGGCCGTCCTGGAGGACGTCGTCGAGCGGGGCTACGCCACGCCAGAGCAGATTGCCATCCGCGGCGGCTCCAACGGCGGGCTGCTCACCTCCGGCGCGCTGGTGCAGTACCCGGAGTGCTTCGGCGCCGCCGTGATCCAGGTGCCTCTGACAGACATGCTGCGCTACCACATGCTTTCCGCCGGCGCGTCCTGGATGGCGGAGTACGGCGACCCGGACAACCCCGACGAGCGCGCCGCCATCGAGCGGTGGTCGCCGCTGCACAACATCCGCCCGCGCGAGGAGGTGGTCTATCCCCCAGCGCTGGTGACCACCTCCACGCGCGACGACCGGGTCCACCCCGCCCACGCCCGCACCTTCGCCCTTGCGCTGTGGAAGGCGGGCCAGCCGGTGGACTACTTCGAAAACACCGCAGGCGGGCACGCCGGCGCCGCCGATAATGCACAGGTGTCGCGGGTGGAGGCGTTGATCTACGAATGGATCTCCCGCCGGATCCACGACAAGGCGCGCGAGGGCCTGGCGTAG
- a CDS encoding alpha/beta hydrolase: MKKIKAAALSALTAISLACSGAPAAPAQTAAPEGTVKPWDAPADPPRITRTGQVQEWVNQVDHKNVLSYKVFSPSMRRDIPVAVIPATDQAGNRVPNAPTLYLLNGAGGAEQNQDWLKLYPAKDFFAGKRVNVVVPQAGAFSYYTDWVDENVHSDYINGPQKWETFLTKELPGPIERVVGANGRRAVAGVSMSATSALLLPQHNPGMYQAAAAFSGCAATSSPHGYNFARVTVNRASATPDFKTVTPEKMWGPMNSPYNRYNDALLGAEKLRGTKLYISSGTGLAGRPDQVSYLMGIGAPQIAAQAGSAVLQVEGGVIEAAVNTCTHDLKAKLDGLGIPAHFELRNAGTHSWPYWTEDMNRAWTTTIAPALGV; the protein is encoded by the coding sequence ATGAAGAAGATCAAGGCGGCGGCGCTGTCCGCCCTCACCGCAATCTCCCTCGCATGCTCCGGCGCCCCCGCAGCGCCGGCCCAGACAGCGGCCCCGGAGGGGACGGTCAAGCCGTGGGACGCCCCGGCCGACCCGCCGCGGATCACCCGCACCGGCCAGGTGCAGGAGTGGGTCAACCAGGTCGACCACAAAAACGTGCTCTCCTACAAGGTCTTTTCCCCTTCCATGCGCCGCGACATCCCCGTGGCCGTCATCCCCGCGACCGACCAGGCGGGCAACCGCGTGCCAAACGCGCCCACCCTGTACCTGCTCAACGGCGCCGGCGGCGCGGAGCAGAACCAGGACTGGCTGAAGCTGTACCCGGCCAAGGACTTCTTCGCCGGCAAGCGGGTCAACGTGGTCGTGCCGCAGGCCGGCGCGTTTTCCTACTACACCGACTGGGTAGACGAGAACGTGCACTCCGACTACATCAACGGCCCGCAGAAGTGGGAGACCTTCCTAACCAAGGAGCTGCCGGGCCCGATCGAGCGCGTGGTGGGCGCCAACGGCCGCCGCGCCGTGGCAGGCGTGTCCATGTCCGCCACCTCCGCCCTGCTGCTGCCGCAGCACAACCCAGGGATGTACCAGGCCGCGGCGGCGTTTTCCGGCTGCGCGGCCACATCCTCGCCGCACGGCTACAACTTCGCCCGCGTAACGGTCAACCGCGCATCGGCCACCCCCGACTTCAAAACGGTCACTCCGGAGAAGATGTGGGGTCCGATGAACAGCCCGTACAACCGCTACAACGACGCACTGCTGGGCGCTGAAAAACTGCGCGGCACCAAGCTGTACATCTCCTCCGGCACGGGACTTGCGGGCAGGCCGGACCAGGTCAGCTACCTCATGGGCATCGGCGCCCCGCAGATCGCCGCGCAGGCCGGCTCCGCGGTGCTGCAGGTCGAAGGCGGCGTCATCGAGGCCGCAGTGAACACCTGCACCCACGACCTGAAGGCCAAGTTGGACGGCCTGGGCATCCCCGCCCACTTCGAGCTGCGCAACGCGGGCACCCACTCCTGGCCGTACTGGACCGAAGACATGAACCGCGCCTGGACCACCACCATCGCGCCCGCCCTGGGGGTCTAA
- a CDS encoding alpha/beta hydrolase, with the protein MKLTRSAVAIAAAALVAAGSVPAVHHLAADGDASKPVTTLDPAVSVVDSTIAAPTSTEEAPKPSVVDATPSSEAPAVATTTEMTVVDEVFADEDPGKLASDPVDGENPEVQGSELTSVPEEPVGHPDIKPLQEAPKTYKGVDQRWVSIMEQNKDVWKNEAISVHSPSMDRDIPVAIFHATDENGQLVDNAPTVYLLNGAGGSEQDSDWIAQAFRQMFDTYGRAGVNVVVPQEGAFSYYVDWAAAPPVKNTFYKGKQMWSTFLAHELPQTVEPYMNADQDHRAVAGLSMAATSVLLLAEHNPGFYDAVGSFSGCAATSTPLPWEFVNLTVDRGAPGVMTPEHIFGERGSDYNRHNDALVNAAKLKGTAVYLSTGTGLAGEMDTAGYLKDRLVKLGVDEGDASSRAFANALTLQVEGGVIEAAMNACTHDLMVKMRANDVEVNHAELRNVGTHSWGTWRDDLKLSYDKVFKQALGLDK; encoded by the coding sequence GTGAAACTCACACGCTCCGCGGTGGCGATCGCTGCCGCAGCCCTTGTCGCTGCAGGTTCCGTCCCCGCCGTGCACCACCTCGCGGCCGACGGCGACGCCAGCAAGCCGGTGACCACGCTGGACCCGGCCGTCTCTGTGGTGGATTCCACCATCGCCGCGCCGACGTCCACCGAGGAGGCACCGAAGCCGTCGGTGGTTGATGCCACGCCGTCGAGCGAGGCCCCGGCAGTTGCCACCACCACGGAGATGACCGTGGTCGACGAGGTCTTCGCGGACGAGGACCCGGGGAAGCTGGCCAGCGACCCGGTGGACGGCGAAAACCCTGAGGTGCAGGGCTCCGAGCTGACCTCTGTGCCGGAGGAGCCGGTGGGCCACCCGGACATCAAGCCGCTGCAGGAGGCGCCGAAGACCTACAAGGGCGTCGACCAGCGGTGGGTCTCCATCATGGAGCAGAACAAGGACGTGTGGAAGAACGAGGCGATCAGCGTCCACTCCCCGTCCATGGACCGCGACATCCCTGTGGCTATCTTCCACGCCACCGACGAAAACGGCCAGCTGGTGGACAACGCGCCGACGGTTTACCTGCTCAACGGCGCCGGCGGCTCCGAGCAGGACTCCGACTGGATTGCGCAGGCATTCCGCCAGATGTTCGACACCTACGGCCGCGCGGGCGTGAACGTGGTGGTGCCGCAGGAGGGCGCATTCTCGTACTACGTGGACTGGGCTGCTGCCCCGCCGGTGAAGAACACCTTCTACAAGGGCAAGCAGATGTGGTCGACCTTCCTGGCGCACGAGCTGCCGCAGACGGTTGAGCCGTACATGAACGCCGACCAGGACCACCGCGCGGTGGCGGGCCTGTCCATGGCGGCGACCTCCGTGCTTTTGCTTGCAGAGCACAACCCGGGCTTCTACGACGCCGTCGGCTCCTTCTCTGGTTGCGCGGCCACCTCGACCCCGCTGCCGTGGGAGTTTGTGAACCTGACCGTGGACCGTGGCGCACCGGGCGTGATGACGCCGGAGCACATCTTCGGCGAGCGCGGCTCCGACTACAACCGGCACAACGACGCGCTGGTCAACGCCGCGAAGCTGAAGGGCACCGCGGTGTACCTGTCCACCGGCACTGGCCTGGCGGGCGAGATGGACACGGCGGGCTACCTGAAGGACCGCCTGGTCAAGCTCGGCGTGGACGAGGGCGACGCGTCCTCGCGCGCATTCGCCAACGCGTTGACGCTGCAGGTTGAAGGCGGCGTGATTGAGGCGGCGATGAACGCCTGCACCCACGACCTGATGGTGAAGATGCGCGCCAACGACGTCGAGGTCAACCACGCTGAGCTGCGCAATGTGGGCACCCACAGCTGGGGCACCTGGCGCGACGATCTCAAGCTGTCCTACGACAAGGTGTTCAAGCAGGCGCTGGGCCTGGACAAGTAG
- the lpdA gene encoding dihydrolipoyl dehydrogenase produces the protein MSKEHFDVVVLGAGPGGYVAAIRAAQLGKKVAVIEKHYWGGVCLNVGCIPSKSLIKNAEVASIFNHDAKTFGIKGDVEFDYTDAHKRSRKVSEKIVGGVHYLMKKNKIQEINGLGSFKDANAIEITDGDDKGMTVTFDDCIIATGAVVRTLPGIELSENVVSYEEQILNPEAPEKMVIVGAGAIGMEFAYVLSNYGVDVTVIEYQDRVLPNEDKDVSKEIAKAYKKLGVKLLTGHATTEVRDNGDSVEVDVKKNGSDETQTLTADRVMISVGFAPRTEGYGLENTGVELTERGAIAIDERMRTNVEHIYAIGDVTAKLQLAHVAEAQGIIAAETIADAETLEIEDYMMTPRATFCNPQVASMGYTEEQAKEKWPDRDIKVATFPFTANGKAMGLAETAGFGKLVADAEFGEILGCHLVGANVSELMPEVVLAQRFDLTAGEIARSIHIHPTLSEVLKEISHGVEGHMINL, from the coding sequence GTGAGTAAAGAACATTTTGACGTTGTTGTCCTCGGCGCCGGCCCCGGTGGTTACGTCGCCGCCATCCGTGCAGCTCAGCTTGGTAAAAAAGTGGCTGTCATTGAAAAGCACTACTGGGGCGGTGTCTGCCTCAATGTGGGCTGCATCCCCTCCAAGTCCCTGATTAAGAACGCCGAAGTGGCGTCGATCTTCAACCACGATGCGAAGACGTTCGGCATCAAGGGTGACGTGGAGTTCGACTACACGGACGCCCACAAGCGTTCCCGCAAGGTCTCCGAGAAGATCGTTGGCGGTGTGCACTACCTGATGAAGAAGAACAAGATCCAGGAGATCAACGGCCTGGGCTCGTTCAAGGACGCCAACGCCATCGAGATCACCGACGGTGACGACAAGGGCATGACTGTCACCTTCGACGATTGCATCATCGCCACCGGCGCAGTTGTGCGCACCCTGCCGGGCATCGAGCTTTCGGAAAACGTCGTCTCCTACGAGGAGCAGATCCTCAACCCGGAGGCTCCGGAGAAGATGGTCATCGTCGGTGCCGGCGCCATCGGCATGGAGTTCGCTTACGTGCTGTCCAACTACGGCGTGGACGTCACCGTTATCGAGTACCAGGACCGCGTGCTGCCCAACGAGGACAAGGACGTGTCCAAGGAGATCGCCAAGGCGTACAAGAAGCTTGGCGTGAAGCTGCTCACCGGCCACGCCACCACCGAGGTGCGCGACAACGGCGACTCCGTCGAGGTCGACGTGAAGAAGAACGGCTCCGACGAAACCCAGACGCTGACCGCGGACCGCGTGATGATCTCCGTCGGCTTCGCCCCGCGCACCGAGGGCTACGGCCTGGAGAACACGGGCGTTGAGCTCACCGAGCGCGGCGCCATCGCCATCGACGAGCGCATGCGCACCAACGTCGAGCACATCTACGCCATCGGCGACGTCACCGCGAAGCTGCAGCTGGCGCACGTGGCCGAGGCCCAGGGCATCATCGCCGCCGAGACCATCGCCGACGCGGAGACCCTCGAGATCGAGGATTACATGATGACCCCGCGCGCGACGTTCTGTAACCCGCAGGTCGCCTCCATGGGCTACACCGAGGAGCAGGCGAAGGAGAAGTGGCCGGACCGCGATATCAAGGTCGCTACCTTCCCGTTCACCGCAAACGGCAAGGCAATGGGCCTGGCGGAGACCGCAGGCTTTGGCAAGCTCGTCGCCGATGCCGAGTTCGGCGAGATCCTCGGCTGCCACCTGGTCGGCGCGAACGTCTCCGAGCTCATGCCGGAGGTTGTCCTGGCGCAGCGCTTCGACCTGACCGCAGGCGAGATCGCGCGCTCCATCCACATCCACCCGACGCTGTCTGAGGTGCTCAAGGAGATCTCCCACGGCGTCGAGGGCCACATGATCAACCTCTAG
- a CDS encoding SRPBCC family protein: protein MAIDKNTENSATRQIDAPAAEIFDILSNPQRHAETDNSGMVVSADQGERLKNVGDTFTMNMTKEDGDYQTVNEVFAIQQDRVIGWKNVENTTAEVKVGAKWLYELEPIDADNTNVTLTYQRDELEENLLSMTETFDDEFLAKSLDSLAAAVAGA from the coding sequence ATGGCTATCGACAAGAACACTGAGAACTCCGCAACCCGCCAGATCGACGCCCCCGCGGCCGAGATCTTCGACATCCTTTCCAACCCCCAGCGCCACGCCGAGACCGACAACTCCGGCATGGTCGTCTCCGCGGACCAGGGCGAGCGCCTGAAGAACGTCGGTGACACCTTCACCATGAACATGACCAAGGAGGACGGCGACTACCAGACCGTCAACGAGGTCTTCGCCATCCAGCAGGACCGCGTCATCGGCTGGAAGAACGTCGAAAACACCACCGCTGAGGTGAAGGTCGGCGCGAAGTGGCTCTACGAGCTCGAGCCCATCGACGCGGACAACACCAACGTCACCCTCACCTACCAGCGCGATGAGCTGGAAGAGAACCTGCTTTCCATGACCGAGACGTTCGACGACGAGTTCCTGGCCAAGTCCCTGGACTCCCTCGCGGCAGCAGTCGCGGGCGCATAA
- a CDS encoding succinate dehydrogenase cytochrome b subunit produces MTVQNADREAIRHGKITEKPLRERPSYPTWALKLTMAITGLIFGLFVLGHMVGNLKIFMPLDAGGVAPIDDYGEFLRTIGEPLFPREGFLWIVRIVLLACLVLHVWGAFALRARSAQSRGRFKRTNLMGGWQSTATKSMIWTGIILLLFIIFHLLDLTLGQVVASNEFVEGAVRNNLLATFAPGRWWVTLVYVVANLALLLHLTHGVYLAVSDLGWLGKRGEGLMVILAYILPFIVVAGNVVMPLAIAFGWVPDFSR; encoded by the coding sequence ATGACTGTACAAAACGCAGACCGTGAAGCCATTCGTCACGGAAAAATTACTGAGAAGCCGCTGCGCGAGCGGCCGTCCTACCCCACGTGGGCTCTCAAGCTGACCATGGCCATCACTGGCCTTATCTTCGGCCTGTTCGTGTTGGGCCACATGGTTGGCAACCTGAAGATCTTTATGCCGCTGGACGCCGGCGGCGTCGCGCCGATTGATGACTACGGCGAGTTCCTGCGCACGATCGGCGAGCCGCTGTTTCCGCGCGAGGGATTCCTGTGGATTGTCCGCATTGTCCTGCTGGCCTGCTTGGTGCTGCACGTCTGGGGCGCATTCGCCCTGCGTGCCCGCTCCGCGCAGTCCCGCGGCCGCTTCAAGCGCACGAACCTGATGGGCGGCTGGCAGTCCACCGCCACGAAGTCGATGATCTGGACCGGCATCATCTTGCTGCTGTTCATCATCTTCCACCTGCTCGACCTCACCCTCGGCCAGGTCGTGGCGTCCAACGAGTTCGTGGAAGGCGCGGTGCGCAACAACCTACTCGCCACCTTCGCCCCGGGCCGCTGGTGGGTCACCCTGGTGTACGTGGTTGCCAACCTGGCGCTGCTGCTGCACCTGACGCACGGTGTTTACCTTGCGGTGTCCGACCTGGGTTGGCTGGGCAAGCGCGGCGAGGGCCTGATGGTCATCCTCGCCTACATCCTCCCGTTCATCGTTGTCGCAGGCAACGTTGTCATGCCGCTCGCCATCGCGTTCGGCTGGGTCCCGGATTTTTCCAGGTAA
- a CDS encoding fumarate reductase/succinate dehydrogenase flavoprotein subunit, whose amino-acid sequence MTTSISGLSGAQDSNRGEQTTAEAQGQQRTGGFRQPESAAAGVTPGNILESSEPNRDEVRMKDMWQHQKDHMNLVSPLNRRKFTVLVVGTGLSGGAAAAALGELGYNVKAFTYHDAPRRAHSIAAQGGVNSARGKKVDNDGAYRHTKDTVKGGDYRCRESDCWRLAIESVRVIDHMNAIGAPFAREYGGTLATRSFGGVQVSRTYYTRGQTGQQLQLSTASALQRQIHLGNVEIFTHHDLMDLIITEKDGKKHCSGIVTRNLINGEIAPFTGHAVILATGGYGNVYHKTTLAKNSNSSAMMRAYERGAYLASPCFVQFHPTGLPVNAKWQAKTTLMSESLRNDGRIWTPKEKGDDRDPNTIPEEERDYFLERRYPAFGNLVPRDVASRAISQQLNAGYGVGPLHNSAYLDFSDAIERLGEDTIRERYSNLFEMYEDSTGEDPYKAPMRIAPTVHFTMGGLWTDFNEMTSIDGLFAAGECSWTYHGANRLGANSLLSASVDGWFTLPFTVPNYLADHLGEEALPEDSREAQDAVAEVTERIERIMSIRGPEPHGPEHFHEQLGDILYEHCGVSRTVEGLEEGIRKIRALREDFWTNISIPGSPNDMNQTLEAALRLVDYINLGELMCIDALDRDESCGAHYRMDHLTDDGEAERDDDNWCFVSAWEPAGEGQFIRHAEPLHFDSIPLMARNYK is encoded by the coding sequence ATGACTACCTCTATTTCCGGTCTTTCCGGGGCGCAGGATTCCAACCGCGGCGAGCAGACCACCGCTGAGGCACAGGGCCAGCAGCGCACCGGCGGCTTCCGCCAGCCCGAGTCCGCTGCCGCAGGCGTGACCCCGGGCAACATCCTCGAGTCGAGCGAGCCGAACCGCGACGAAGTTCGCATGAAGGACATGTGGCAGCACCAGAAGGACCACATGAACCTGGTCTCGCCGCTGAACCGTCGCAAGTTCACCGTCCTCGTTGTGGGCACCGGCCTGTCCGGCGGCGCCGCTGCGGCCGCCCTCGGCGAGCTCGGCTACAACGTCAAGGCGTTTACCTACCACGACGCACCGCGCCGTGCGCACTCCATTGCTGCGCAGGGTGGCGTGAACTCCGCCCGTGGCAAGAAGGTCGACAACGACGGCGCGTACCGCCACACCAAGGACACCGTCAAGGGCGGCGACTACCGCTGCCGCGAGTCCGACTGCTGGCGCCTGGCCATCGAGTCCGTCCGCGTGATCGACCACATGAACGCCATCGGCGCTCCGTTCGCGCGCGAGTACGGCGGCACGCTGGCCACCCGCTCCTTCGGTGGCGTGCAGGTCTCCCGCACCTACTACACCCGCGGCCAAACAGGCCAGCAGCTGCAGCTGTCCACCGCGTCTGCGCTGCAGCGCCAGATCCACCTCGGCAACGTGGAGATCTTCACCCACCACGACCTGATGGATCTGATCATCACCGAAAAGGACGGCAAGAAGCACTGCTCCGGCATTGTCACCCGTAACCTGATCAACGGTGAGATCGCGCCGTTTACCGGCCACGCTGTCATCCTCGCTACCGGCGGGTACGGCAACGTGTACCACAAGACCACGCTGGCCAAGAACTCCAACTCCTCGGCCATGATGCGCGCCTACGAGCGCGGCGCCTACCTGGCGTCGCCGTGCTTCGTGCAGTTCCACCCGACCGGCCTGCCGGTCAACGCGAAGTGGCAGGCGAAGACGACGCTGATGTCCGAGTCGCTGCGTAACGACGGCCGCATCTGGACCCCGAAGGAAAAGGGCGACGACCGTGACCCGAACACCATCCCGGAGGAGGAGCGCGACTACTTCCTGGAGCGCCGCTACCCGGCCTTCGGCAACCTGGTGCCGCGCGACGTGGCCTCGCGCGCTATCTCCCAGCAGCTCAACGCCGGCTACGGCGTGGGCCCGCTGCACAACTCCGCGTACCTGGACTTCTCCGACGCGATCGAGCGCCTCGGCGAGGACACGATCCGCGAGCGCTACTCCAACCTCTTCGAAATGTACGAGGACTCCACCGGCGAGGACCCGTACAAGGCCCCGATGCGCATCGCCCCGACCGTCCACTTCACCATGGGCGGCCTGTGGACGGACTTCAACGAGATGACCTCCATCGACGGCCTGTTCGCCGCCGGCGAGTGCTCCTGGACCTACCACGGCGCGAACCGCCTGGGCGCGAACTCGCTGCTGTCCGCTTCGGTGGACGGCTGGTTCACCCTGCCGTTTACTGTGCCGAACTACCTGGCAGACCACCTCGGCGAGGAAGCCCTGCCGGAGGATTCCCGCGAGGCACAGGACGCGGTGGCTGAGGTCACCGAGCGCATCGAGCGCATCATGTCCATCCGCGGCCCGGAGCCGCACGGCCCGGAGCACTTCCACGAGCAGCTCGGCGACATCCTCTACGAGCACTGCGGCGTGTCCCGTACCGTGGAGGGCCTGGAGGAGGGCATCCGCAAGATCCGCGCCCTGCGCGAGGACTTCTGGACCAACATCTCCATTCCGGGTTCGCCGAACGACATGAACCAGACGCTCGAGGCCGCACTCCGTCTCGTCGACTACATCAACCTCGGCGAGCTGATGTGCATCGACGCACTGGACCGCGACGAGTCTTGCGGTGCGCACTACCGTATGGACCACCTCACCGATGACGGCGAGGCAGAGCGTGACGACGACAACTGGTGCTTCGTGTCGGCGTGGGAGCCGGCCGGCGAAGGCCAGTTCATCCGCCACGCAGAACCCCTGCACTTTGATTCGATCCCGCTGATGGCAAGGAACTACAAGTAA
- a CDS encoding succinate dehydrogenase/fumarate reductase iron-sulfur subunit has product MKLTLEIWRQAGPDTEGSFETVQVDDAVEQMSILELLDHVNETYVEQGKEPFVFASDCREGICGTCGLLVNGRPHGAGQNTTACLQRLFNYKDGDTLKIEPFRSGAFPVIKDLAVDRSALDRVMQQGGYVSVNAGTAPDADTLAVNHHDAETALDYAACIGCGACVAACPNGAAHLFTGAKLKHLKLLPLGKQERSRRARNMVDELETNFGHCSLYGECADVCPAGIPLDAVGAINAERARAAFKGGDD; this is encoded by the coding sequence ATGAAACTGACACTTGAAATCTGGCGCCAGGCTGGTCCTGACACCGAGGGCAGCTTCGAGACCGTCCAGGTCGATGACGCTGTGGAGCAGATGTCCATCCTGGAGCTGCTCGACCACGTGAACGAGACCTACGTCGAGCAGGGCAAGGAGCCGTTCGTTTTCGCCTCCGACTGCCGCGAAGGCATCTGCGGCACCTGCGGCCTGCTGGTCAACGGCCGCCCGCACGGCGCCGGCCAGAACACCACTGCGTGCCTGCAGCGTCTGTTCAACTACAAGGACGGCGACACCCTGAAGATCGAGCCGTTCCGCTCCGGCGCGTTCCCGGTGATCAAGGACCTCGCTGTGGACCGTTCCGCTCTTGACCGCGTGATGCAGCAGGGCGGCTACGTCTCCGTCAACGCTGGTACCGCACCGGACGCCGACACGCTGGCCGTGAACCACCACGACGCGGAGACCGCGCTGGACTACGCCGCCTGCATCGGCTGCGGCGCATGTGTGGCTGCGTGCCCGAACGGTGCTGCACACCTGTTCACCGGCGCCAAGCTGAAGCACCTGAAGCTGCTGCCGCTGGGTAAGCAGGAGCGCTCCCGCCGCGCCCGCAACATGGTCGACGAGCTGGAGACCAACTTCGGCCACTGCTCGCTGTACGGTGAGTGTGCCGACGTGTGCCCGGCAGGCATTCCGCTGGATGCGGTCGGCGCGATCAACGCCGAGCGCGCTCGCGCCGCCTTCAAGGGCGGCGACGACTAG